The Marivirga salinae DNA window TTCTTAGATAAATCCACTTGAGGATTATATTGCCCTAAAAGATTAAAAGAAAAGCTAAGGAACAATATTAAAAAGCAATATTTAAAAGGGTGCTTCAAGACAATTTGATAGTTTTACGGTAAATATGTCAGTATATTAAACTTTAATATCCGAAAAATGTCGGAATTACATCGAAATTAAATATAAAATTAGACAATATTTTATTGGCATAACAATTGAATTAGGCAAGCACCCAATAATAGGGGACAAAAAAGAGGTTTCAAATGCCAAAATGGCTGAAATATTAAATATAAATATGGATTCAATATTAAAGCATCAACAAGTTTTTTCAGATATAAATGATGATGAGACAGGTGAGTTGATTCAACTCATATCTACTGATGAAGAAAATAGTATGCGAGAGGAAGAACTACCTGATGAACTTCCAATCTTACCCATTAGAAATACTGTACTTTTCCCAGGGGTTGTCATTCCCATAACGGTAGGTCGTCAAAAATCAATTAAACTTGTAAAAAAAGCTTACAAAGGCGATAGAATAATTGGCGTTGTAGCGCAATCTAACAGTAAAGTTGAGGATCCTGGAAAGGATGATATCTACAATATTGGTACAGTAGCTCGTATCTTGAAAATGATTGTTTTACCTGATGGTAATACCACTATCATCATTCAAGGAAAACAAAAATTTGAAGTAAAAGAGATAGTTCAAGAAGACCCATTCTTAGTTTCTACCTTTCAAGAATTGGATGATGAAGAGCTTGACCCCAAATTAAAATCAAATAAAGCAGTAATTCAATCACTAAAAGATGCTGCAAGCAAAATATTAAAGCTTAACCCTGAAATTCCTCAAGAAGCTCAGGTTGCTTTAGATAACATAGAGAACCCGAATTTCTTAACGCATTTCCTTTCTTCCAACATTAATTCGGAAGTAGCCGATAAACAAAAGTTATTAGAAAAAACTAATGCTAAAGAACGCGCTACTTTGCTTTTGGAATTTATGTTGAAGGATATCCAAATGCTGGAATTGAAAAATGAAATCCATAAAAAGGTTCATACGGATATTGATCAACAACAAAGAGATTATTTCCTAAGACAGCAGATTAGAGTTTTGCAAGATGAATTGGGACAAGACAGCCCCGACCAAGAATTGGATAATTTACGATTGAAAGCCAAAGATAAAAACTGGTCAGAAACTGTTCAAAAACATTTTGACAAAGAAATTGATAAACTTTCCCGTATCAATCCACAAGCAGCAGAATATCCTGTTGCGATGAATTATGTAGAATTGCTATTGGAATTGCCTTGGGGAGAACTCACTAAGGATAATTTCGATCTGAAAAGAGCCAAGAAAATATTAGATCGTGATCATTACGGGCTTGAGAAAGTTAAAGAAAGAATTATAGAATATCTTGCGGTATTGAAGCTCAAACAGGATATGAAAGCGCCAATTCTTTGCCTTTACGGACCTCCAGGAGTTGGTAAAACCTCATTGGGTAAATCCATATCAGATGCTTTAGGTAGAAAATATGTACGCATGTCATTAGGTGGTGTTCATGATGAGGCCGAGATTCGTGGTCACAGAAAAACCTATGTAGGTGCAATGCCTGGTAAAATCGTTCAAAACATGAAAAAAGCGGGAAAATCAAATCCTGTCTATATTTTGGATGAGATCGATAAAGTAAATTCTGATTTCCGAGGAGATCCTTCATCAGCTTTGCTTGAAGTATTAGACCCAGAACAAAATGAAGCTTTTCAGGACAATTACCTGGAAGTGGATTATGATCTGTCAAACGTTTTATTTATTGCGACTGCCAATTCTTTAGATACTATTCATCCAGCTCTAAGAGATAGAATGGAAATTATTGAGGTAACAGGTTACACTTTAGAAGAAAAAGTAGAAATCGCTAAAAAACACCTTATTCCTAAGCAGAAAAAGGAGCATGGCTTAAAAGCGAAAGATGTCACCATCAGCAAAAAAGCAGTTGCTAAAATCATTGAAGACTATACAAGAGAATCAGGTGTAAGAGGATTGGAAAGAACGATTGGAAAAGTCGTAAGAAATATTGCCAAATCCATTGCAATGGAAGAAGAGTTCAATAGTAAAATTGAAACGGAAGATGTTATCAGAATTTTAGGTGCTGAAGCTTATGAAAAAGAAATTTATCAAGATAATGAAACCGCTGGTTTGGTTACCGGACTTGCATGGACTTCAGTTGGAGGTGAAATCTTATTCATAGAATCGAGCCTAAGCAGAGGAAAAGGGAAATTGACACTTTCTGGTCAGTTGGGCGATGTAATGAAGGAATCTGCCATGACGGCCCTCTCCTATTTGCGTTCTCATGCCGATGAATTAGGAATACATCATAAAATATTTGATCATTACGATCTTCATATTCATGTTCCAGCTGGGGCGGTACCAAAAGACGGACCATCAGCTGGTATAGCAATGATTACCTCCTTAGCTTCTATATTCACTCAAAGAAAAGTAAAATCTAGATTAGCCATGACAGGTGAGATTACTTTGAGAGGAAAAGTATTGCCAATTGGTGGCTTGAAAGAGAAAATTCTAGCTGCAAGAAGAGCAGGAATTAAAGATGTGATTCTATGTCAGCGAAATAAAAAAGACATAGATGAAATTGATTCAAGATATATCAAAGGCTTAAATATTCATTTTGTGGATCAAGTAAGTGAGGTATTAGAAATCGCTTTACTGAATGAAAAGATCAAGAATCCGATTGATTTTGTAATTCCAGAAGATGACAACAAAAAAACTGTCTCGGCCAGTATAATATGATTTGGCAAAAGGTCATAGCAAGCCTTTTCACCATCTGTTTGACCTTTACAACAGCTTATGGTCAAATAGGTGGATTGCGTGCCTTTTCATTTATGGAAACACCTAATCATGCAAGATTAGCTGGTATGGGAACTGTAAATGTAAGTTCAAATGCAGGAGATGTCAATATGGTTTGGCAAAACCCTGCATTATTGAATTCTGATATGGCAGGACAAATTTCCTTTAGTGTAAACCCGTATTTTGCAGACATTTACAATAGTCAAATAACTTATGCCGAAGATTTTGAAAAGGTAGGCATTTTCAGTTTGGGTATAAGTTATTTTCATTACGGACAGTTTGAAGGATTTGACAATACAGGAGGAACAACTGAAAATTTCAATGCTTCAGATTATGCTATTCAAGTTAGTCACTCAAGAGAAGATGGCGTTTTTAAATATGGAGCAAGTTTAAAATTTGTTGCAAATCAAATCAGTGGTTTTAATCAATCGGCTTTATTGGCTGATTTAGGTGGTGCATTTGTACATCCAGAGGAAGAACTAAGTTTAGGATTAGTGATCAAGAATTTAGGGTTTTTCACCTCAAAATATGCAGCAGAAGAAAGAAATTTACCTTTTGATGTACAATTAGGCGGAACTTATAAACCCGAGTTTATGCCTTTCCGTTTCTCCTTAACATTGAATCGGCTCTATCAATATGATTTAAGCTACTTTGATGAAAGTTTACTTAGTGATGATGATAATGTGGTTTTTACGGATGTAAACAATAATTCACCATCTACTTTTGATAAAATTTTTCAGCATGTAACTATTGGTACTGAGATAATTTTAGGAAAAAATGTAAATCTACGAGCAGGTTATAATCATCTTATCCGTCAATCATTAAGAGCTGAACAAGTAGGCGGTGCAGGAGGGTTTACATTTGGAGTATATTTTCAAACCAAAAAATTTAATATGGCCTATTCAAGTGCCATTTACCAAGCGGGTGGTTTTGCCCATTTTATAACGCTAGGAAGTAATTTAAAAGAATTTGTAAAGAAGAAATCATGAACAATAATTTATTTTTGACACCGAAAGAAATCGTTGTAGAACTCGATAAATATATAATAGGACAGAATGACGCTAAGCGTAATGTAGCCATTGCATTGCGTAACAGATGGAGGCGTATGAATACCCCTATCGAAATCCAAGGTGAGATTGTTCCTAATAACATTTTAATGATTGGACCGACTGGTGTAGGTAAAACCGAAATTGCCCGAAGATTGGCTAAGATTGCTGATGCCCCATTTACGAAAGTGGAAGCTTCCAAATTTACGGAAGTGGGATATGTAGGGCGAGATGTAGAAAGCATGGTGCGTGATTTGGTTGAGCAATCTGTAAACCTAGTCAAAGCTTCCAAAAAAGAGGAAGTGAAAGAAAAGGCCTCACAAGCAGTGGAAGATATCATTCTGGATGCTTTAATCCCACCTATGAAGTCAACAAACCAACGCCCTGTTAGCACCACGGCAGATAATCAGGTGCCTGACAATGATTATGAGTTGAACCAAAAGACCCGTGAGCGTTTCAGAGAAAAATTACGTAATGGAGAATTGGAGGATCGTAAGATTGATATCAATGTACAAACTGCTTCCAGTAATGGCATGGGCATGGTAGGTGGAGGAATGATGGACGAAGCTTCCATGATAAATCTACAAGACATGCTCAGTAACATGATGCCAAAAAAGAACAAGAAGCGTAAAGTCACTATAGAAGAAGCTAGAAAAATCTTAATAGATGAAGAGGTTTCCAAGCTTATTGATATGGATGAAGTGAAAGAAGAAGCCATCAAAAAGGCAGAAAATACCGGAATGATCTTCATTGATGAGATTGATAAAATCGCAAAAGGCAGTGGCAATTCAAGCGGTGGCGATGTAAGCCGTGAAGGCGTACAAAGAGATTTATTACCAATAGTAGAAGGAAGTGCTGTAAACACCAAGTATGGTATTATTCATACTGATCATATTTTATTTGTAGCAGCTGGAGCTTTCCATGTGAGCAAACCTTCAGATTTAATTCCTGAATTACAAGGACGTTTTCCAATCAGAGTGGAATTAGACAGCTTGACTAAAGCAGATTTCTTAAGAATTTTGAAAGAGCCTAAAAATGCTCTTACAAAGCAGTATACTGCATTGCTGAAAGCAGAAGAAGTGGATTTACAATTTGATGATGATGCGCTTGAAGAGTTGGCTGAAATAGCTTTCCAAGTAAACTCTGAAGTTGAAAACATAGGAGCAAGAAGATTGCAGACCGTCATGAGTAAGTTGCTGAATGAATTATTATTCGATATCCCAGATAAAATTGGAGCCAATGCCAAAGTGGTGATCACTAAACAAATGGTAGGCGAAAAACTAGATGGCTTAGTGAAGGATAAAGACTTGAGTCAGTATATATTGTAAACTATAATAAAGAATAAATTTAAGCCCGCAATTCTTTTAGGATTTCGGGCTTTTGTATTTGTAACAAGTACTGAAAACCTTAAACCATCTCATTCGATTATATAAAAAACATTCAAATTTAGATCATGAAAAAATCATTATTCATCATTACAGGAGCAAGCAAGGGCATAGGAAAAGGATTGGCTGAAAAAGCCTTGGAGACAGGTGCTGATGTCTGGGGAATTAACAGAACTCATTCCATCGAGCATAAAAATTATAAGGCTTTGACTTTTGACTTAGCAGATATACACGATCTTCTAAAAGAGCTTCCTCAATTTTTCTCCGAAGCCAAAGACTATGAAAGAATTGTCCTGATTAATAATGCAGGGACTTTGGGTGATATTGGACATTTAGGAAATATTGAAAATGAGAGTATTCCGCATTTATTTGATTTAAATGTGAGTGCCCCTATCCTATTGATGAATCAGTTTATGAAGGATTTTAAGAATTTTAAAGGAAAAAAAATCATCATCAATATAAGTTCAGGAGCTGGTAAAAATGCTGTAGATGGTTGGTCAGGTTACTGTGCTTCAAAAGCGGCTTTGGATATGGCTTCAAAAGTAGCAGCTAAAGAAGCTGAAATGGATGGAAATGGCTTTATCATAAAAGCTATTGCTCCGGGCGTGGTGGATACTGAAATGCAAACACAAATCCGCAGTACAGATAAAAAATCATTCAGCGGAGTAGAGAAATTTAAAAACTTAAAGGAAGAAAATCAGCTGAGTAGTGAAGAAGAAGTGGCAGAAAAATATTTCCATTTTATTGATAATTTGGAGAAGTATCCTGATGTGATTTTAGATGTGAGGGATGTTTGAATCCTCTTACCGTTAGTTCTAAATTAATAAATCACCTGATTTATTAGTAGTTTATATTTCTTATTGAAGTTTTAATTTAAAACCTCTACTAATTCAGTCAAAAAGCTTATCTTAAGCTTTTAGATTTAAAATGAACCGAAACAGAAAAAGATTATACCGTACTATCGGCTTTGCCATTCTCATTATATCCGTTGGTTACATAGTAAATGACCAATTAAAGAAAATGGGGAATAGAATTTCGGGTGAATATTTACAAGAGTTAATCACCAAAGAAAGTAAGGGGCTTTATCAATTTAATTATGAGGAAATTGACCTAAATATTCTTAGGAAATCAATAGAAATAAGAAATATAAAATTAATTGCCACTCCCAAAAATCGTGAAGATTCCATTAACTCAAAAAACATTTATGAAGCTCAGGTCGGTGAAGTGAAAATCTCATTAGAATCTGTTTTAAGAATTTATACTGATAAAGAATTGGTGGTAGATGGAATAGAGGTTATAGACCCATTATTGTTTATGACTAAAATCAATCCTGAAAAAAAGCCGCTGAAATTCGGTCGAGAAACAGGAGAGCTTTATGATGTTATTTCTCAATATTTGGAATTACTTCAAATCAACTATCTGAAGGTCAGAAGTGGAACAGTTGATCACTCACCAAGTAATTTCAGATTAAAAGCCATTGATTTCAATATTGAAAACTTTGAAGTATCTCAGAAAACAAAAAGGAAAAAAATCTTTTACTCGGAAGCCATAAATCTTGGTGTCAACCAGCAATCCATTTTATTACCTGACAGCATACATGAATTGAGTTTTGATGGTTTTGAATTATCCACTAAAGATTCCATTCTTAATTTCAATAATTTTAAGATCAATGCAAGAGATGACATCGACCCAGAAAAAGTATTCCAAAAGGAAAACCAAAATGTATACGATATTGATATCCCAACTTTGGAATTAAAAGGGATAAACTATCTTAAAGCTTATGAAGATAACTTCTTGGTGGTGAAAGAGGTGAATATCCCCAAACCAAAAATCAAAATACAATCGGTTTTAAAATCGAAAGAAAAAAATACGGGACAGGCAGAAAACAGCATTGGCGCATCACTTTTAGCACTTTTTGATTTAATTAAAATTAATGAATTTAAAATTGAGGAAGGTGGCTTAAATCTGACTTTAAAAGGCGATAACCAACAAAGATTTTTATCAGACAATATCAGTATAGAATTGTTTAATATTGAATTAGATTCTACTCAAAGAGATATTCAAAATATCATCCATTATTTTGAGCACGCTACAGTAGAGATCAATGATTACGATTACCTATTGCCTGACAATTTACATAACATTAAATTCAAAAAACTGAACTTCAATACTATAGACTCTACTTTATTAGTCCAAAACCTCGAAATAAAACCATCAAGAAGTCTTGATGACAGTACGTTAACACAATTCAATCTTAATTTACCATTGTTAGAGATGGAAGGCATTGCCCACCGAGACATTTATGATAATGACCGAATCAATTTGAAGAACCTAGCTTTAAGTAATTCAAAAATCACTATTACTCCCCCTTATTTAAAAAATTCTGAAGACCAAAATGGTATGATTACACCTGAAAGATTATTTAAAATCTTAGGTAAATATTTTAAGGAAGTAAAACTTAAAAAGTTTTCTGTTCTTAATACTGATGTAAGTGTTGGGGAATTTCTCGTTGGTAATTCTCTAAACATACAATCGCATTCTCTCAAAATTGATTCAGGCTTTCATTCATGGCATAAAATAGCGGATAGCACTTTAATAAATGGACAGGAATTGCTTTATAAACTGGAAAATGGTCAATTTCGTGTCAGTACTTTTCAATCTGAGAATAATCTGCACTCCTTAGATTTAACCAATTTAAACTTCACTTATGAAGATATTAAAGATAAAGTTAAGGTAGATTATCTGAGTTTTAAAGGCATACAATTGGATAGCATTCTCCATAGAAGTAAAATCAGTATAGACAGTCTGACTCTTTTTAAGCCAACTATTAACTTGAGCTATAAAGATTTAAAACAAAAAACTAATGCCCGTAATGAATGGGGATTTCCAGATAAACCAATTAATGTATTATTGAGAAAAGGTGGTTTAAAATACCAGATAGATGAATATAGAAATTTATCTATAGCTGATTTTGATGTAGAATTGAATTATCAAAATGAAGTAAAACTCTTTCAAGTTTTAGCAAAAGAATTTTTGCTAAAAGATGATAAACTCAAACATCAATTTCGATTATCGAAATTGACGCTTCCAAAAAATCCGTCCAACTTATCACTTTATGATTTTCAGATTAGTCCATATCAGTTAAATGATAGCCTATCGATTTCCATTAAAATCCCTAAAATAAGCTTTATAAATTTCAATAAAAATGCTCTGATTAGTAATAAAAGCTTTGAAGCAGACAGCATGTTGAGCCTAATTACTCAATTAAATTATACTGGTTTGAGTGATTTGAAAAAGAATTTCACTTTTTCAAATGACCATAAAAGTGAGTATAGCTTTGCTGTTAAAAATAGTAAAATAGAACTAACAGGCTCAAGCATTCTTTTACTTAATGATGAAAAAAAGAAAAGTCAGATCGTGAGTTCAGATGCTAAATTAACACTCCGTAACCTAAATTTTCCTGAGAATGAAAATCAAAATTTCTTCTTTGCTGATGATTTCATCTTATCCAATGAAAGCTTTAAATTTTACTCTCCGTCAAATGACACTATTTCCGTTCGGAATCTAAACTACAACAGCCAAAGTCAAGCGGGTGAAATTAAAGAATTTATTTTTAATAGGTCTGACAATAGCACATCATTGACAATAGGTGGAATAAAAATGAAAAATGCTAATATCAATGAATATGTGCAAAAGAAGCAAATCAATATTCAAAAATTCAGCAGTACTAAGACCACACTTAATCTGAGAATAAATCAAGATAGCGAGAAGATTCCACAAAAGGTTGCGCTTCCATTCAATTCTCTAAAGATTCAAGAATTATTCTCAAGTGATATAAATATAAAAATATATCATGAAGAAAATGAAAGAGATTATTATGTAAGAAAAGCAGATTTATTGATCAATACAATCGCTTTTGATTCTACCCTTAATCCAAAAGAAATTCATCATCATATTAATTCAATGGTATTTAGTGGAAAAAATTATAGAGAAAATTTTGGCAAACATTATACGATTACCGCCAACGACTATACTTTCCGATATCCTTCATCAAATTTTGCCGCACACAACATTAAAATGCGCTCAAAATACGACCGATTTGAATATAGTGATCACATTGAATTTCAAAATGATTGGTTTAAGCTTGATGTCTCAGCTTTAAAAGTTAAGAAACTCGATATTGACAGCCTGCTAATCAGCCAAAAATTCATCGTTAATAAATTGGAATTAGAAAATGGAGACTTTACCGTTTTTCGTGATTTGAATGTGCCTCATAACGAAGATAAAAAAGTACCTATGCCCCAGAAATTGCTTTCAGAAATGGATTTTGCTTTTAGTGTAGATACTATTTTTGTTAATTCTGATATTCACATTCATATTATGCCTAAAGAAACTTCAGGAATTGGGACTATGACCCTCAATATTGATAATGGTTATCTGTATAATATGCGAACGCACCATTTCAGAAATACTAAACCTATGATCCTTCAAGCCACAGGAAAACTAAACGAAAAAGCTGATTTCTCAACTAAAGTGAATTTCCCAATGCCATCCGAGAAAAGTGAATTTCATTTTATGGGTACGGTAGGAGAATTAGATTTGACAGCTTTAAATGAAATGCTGATTCCACTGGGCGCAATTGAAGTACGATCTGGCTTTAATGAGGAAGTGAACATTAACTTTAAGGGTAGTGATGAATATGCTGAAGGTTTAATAGAATTTCGTTACAATAACTTAAAAGTTGACATTCTAGATAGAGAAACATATCAATCCAAAGGCTTTGGCAACAACCTAAAAACCATTTTTGCCAATAGTTTTGTTGTCAGCTCTAAAAATCCTAGATGGTTCAGTCTGCAAGAAGGCAATATTTTCTTTGAACGTATTAAAAGTCGTTCTATTTTTAATTTTTGGGCTAAAGCACTTTTAAGTGGAGCGGTAAGCAGCATCGGAATCAATAAAAGTAAAGAAGAAGCCAAAGCTTATTATAAAGAAAATAAGGAATCGATTGAGGAAATTGATGAGTGATATTTTTATAAACTCATTATCTTCTACCTTCATTTTGGTATTTAAAGCTAAATTAAGATGCATTTAAATAGAAAAGTGAAAACATCTGTAAAAGGTATGGAACTAAGTCGAATTCAGCCTAATGCAGCAAGATGACATATTGGTCATATTGAATTTACAGCACTCATCAGGTTTTTAGATTAGCAAATTTTTAATAATTTTAAAGTCAATACTTTATCAGAAAAAAAATCTGATAGCGCTATTTTAAAAATCAGATTAGCTTAAAACTTTCAACCAATGCAATTAACCGAAGAACAATCCGCCATTATCTTATCAGATGGCAACATCAAAATAAATGCAGTAGCAGGTTCAGGAAAAACCACCACTTTGATTGCTTATGCTGAAAGCAGACCCAAAAACAGCAGAATACTTTATCTGGCATTTAATAAATCTGTAAAATTAGAAGCTAGCAAAAAATTTAAATCTAAGAAGCTTTTCAATGTTGATGTGCAAACTGCTCATTCCTTGGCTTTTAAGCATGTGGTAATCGGAAATAACCTGGAAATCAACAGCAACGGATACAAAAATCATGAATTAGCTGATATATTAGGTATTAAAATTACTGGTGAGCCTATGGCAGAAATGATTATCGCCAATCACATTAATAAATTCACTGCCTACTTTTGCAATAGCAGTGCTTCTAAGGTGGAAGAATTGAATTATGAAGACACTATTTCAGACAAAAAAGCTTTGGCTTTTGTAAAGGGCAATTATTCCTATATCAAAAAGAAAACCCGTGAGTTTTTGGCGAAAATGAATAAAGGAGAAATTGCTATCACCCACGACTTTTACTTGAAAAAATTCCAACTTGAAAATCCTCAGCTTAATTACGATTACATCCTGTTTGATGAGGGACAAGATGCCTCCCCTGCTATGTTGGAAGTTTTTCTCAATCAAAAAGCTACTAAAGTGATTGTAGGAGATACTCACCAACAGATTTATTCTTGGAGGTATGCCGTTAATTCATTAGAAATGGTGGATTTCAAAGGATTAGAATTGTCAAGTAGTTTCAGATTTAATGACAAAATTGCATATCTGGCTCAAGCCATAGTAGAAAGAAAAAAATATCTTCAACCGATTGTGAAATTCCAAATCACAGGAAAAGGTGAACCTTCAAAAGGAGAACAAAAAGCAGTTTTAGCACGCACCAATTTAGGGCTTTTGACAAAGGCGATCGATTACATTTCTGAAAGAGAGAATTTGGATGGTATTTACTTCGAAGGCAATATTAATTCCTACACTTATGCTGATGATGGAACATCGCTTTATGATGTTTTAAACCTTTACAATGGCAAAAGAAAATTCATCAAAGACCCATTGATTAAAAAAATGAATTCTTTGGAGGACTTAGAGGAGTATATCGACAAAACCGAAGACATGCAATTGGGAATGATGGTGGAATTAGTCAGAGAATATGGAAATGAAATCCCAAAATACATCAAGCAATTAAAGGGGAAACATGTTGAAAATGAAGATAGAGAAAAAGCACACATCATTTTTTCCACCGTGCACCGATGCAAAGGAATGGAATATGACTCTGTTCAGTTGGTAAACGATTTCCTTACAGAAGAGAAATTAAAGAAATTAACACAACAAAAAGACCTCCCTGATTTGATCAAACAAAAGCTTAATGAAGAAATCAATTTATTATATGTAGCCGTAACCCGAACCCAAAACAAGCTTTTTATAGAAGAAGAATTACTTCCTGAAAATTGGGCTAAAAATGGGCAAATTGTTTTATTGAAGCATAAAGAAGAAGAAAATAATCAATCCATAAAAGACTTAAAAGTGCCTAGCTTTGAGGAGAAGGCTTATGACCTTGCGGAAGTTAGAAAGAAACACAAATCAGCTTATGCGCCATGGAATGATGAATTGGACAAAGAATTAAAATTTATGTTCGAAGAAGGTTTGAGCACCAAAGATTTAGCTAATCATTTTGGTAGAACTAAAGGAGCCATCAGGGCAAGGATTCAAAAATTGTTTTCATTTGAAGATTTGTAAAATGTAATCTCCACTCAAATATTACAGACGAATTGATATTATTTATCGGTAAATAGCTATTTTTCTTCTTTTTATTAATCTTTATGGGAAATTTGTAAAGATGAAAAAACTTTTAACACTTCTTTTCTTTATTCCTTTTTTTGCATTAAGTCAAAATGAACAGGTATTATATCAGCTAGTAAAACTGAATGATGAGGTAAATTCACGCTATCATGAGAGTGCTCCTTTAGTAACTCCAGATAATCAAAGGTTATACTTTACGATTACAAATCATCCTGAAAATAATGAAGGAAGAGATAACTCACAGGACATCTGGTATTCTGACAAACAAGCAGATGGCACTTGGGGGCCAGCAATTCATATGGAATCTCCTTTTAATAAGCGCCAGTTTAATCAGGTATTTACTATACTTGATGATGGAAATTCACTTTTCATTAGAGGGGGTAGTAATAATAGAAAAAAAGGTTTTTCAATAGTTACTAAAGATGAAAAAGGCTGGAATAGACCTGAGGAATTAGAAATTGAAGATTATGAAGATATGAGCAAAGGGATATTCTCTGGAGCTACGATCAGTCAAGATCGAAGTGCTATTATTATCTACATGAATGAAAGAGAGAAAAAGCCATATAGCGATCTCTATTTAAGCAAAAGAAAAAGTGATGGCTCTTA harbors:
- the hslU gene encoding ATP-dependent protease ATPase subunit HslU: MNNNLFLTPKEIVVELDKYIIGQNDAKRNVAIALRNRWRRMNTPIEIQGEIVPNNILMIGPTGVGKTEIARRLAKIADAPFTKVEASKFTEVGYVGRDVESMVRDLVEQSVNLVKASKKEEVKEKASQAVEDIILDALIPPMKSTNQRPVSTTADNQVPDNDYELNQKTRERFREKLRNGELEDRKIDINVQTASSNGMGMVGGGMMDEASMINLQDMLSNMMPKKNKKRKVTIEEARKILIDEEVSKLIDMDEVKEEAIKKAENTGMIFIDEIDKIAKGSGNSSGGDVSREGVQRDLLPIVEGSAVNTKYGIIHTDHILFVAAGAFHVSKPSDLIPELQGRFPIRVELDSLTKADFLRILKEPKNALTKQYTALLKAEEVDLQFDDDALEELAEIAFQVNSEVENIGARRLQTVMSKLLNELLFDIPDKIGANAKVVITKQMVGEKLDGLVKDKDLSQYIL
- a CDS encoding UvrD-helicase domain-containing protein, which translates into the protein MQLTEEQSAIILSDGNIKINAVAGSGKTTTLIAYAESRPKNSRILYLAFNKSVKLEASKKFKSKKLFNVDVQTAHSLAFKHVVIGNNLEINSNGYKNHELADILGIKITGEPMAEMIIANHINKFTAYFCNSSASKVEELNYEDTISDKKALAFVKGNYSYIKKKTREFLAKMNKGEIAITHDFYLKKFQLENPQLNYDYILFDEGQDASPAMLEVFLNQKATKVIVGDTHQQIYSWRYAVNSLEMVDFKGLELSSSFRFNDKIAYLAQAIVERKKYLQPIVKFQITGKGEPSKGEQKAVLARTNLGLLTKAIDYISERENLDGIYFEGNINSYTYADDGTSLYDVLNLYNGKRKFIKDPLIKKMNSLEDLEEYIDKTEDMQLGMMVELVREYGNEIPKYIKQLKGKHVENEDREKAHIIFSTVHRCKGMEYDSVQLVNDFLTEEKLKKLTQQKDLPDLIKQKLNEEINLLYVAVTRTQNKLFIEEELLPENWAKNGQIVLLKHKEEENNQSIKDLKVPSFEEKAYDLAEVRKKHKSAYAPWNDELDKELKFMFEEGLSTKDLANHFGRTKGAIRARIQKLFSFEDL
- the lon gene encoding endopeptidase La, encoding MDSILKHQQVFSDINDDETGELIQLISTDEENSMREEELPDELPILPIRNTVLFPGVVIPITVGRQKSIKLVKKAYKGDRIIGVVAQSNSKVEDPGKDDIYNIGTVARILKMIVLPDGNTTIIIQGKQKFEVKEIVQEDPFLVSTFQELDDEELDPKLKSNKAVIQSLKDAASKILKLNPEIPQEAQVALDNIENPNFLTHFLSSNINSEVADKQKLLEKTNAKERATLLLEFMLKDIQMLELKNEIHKKVHTDIDQQQRDYFLRQQIRVLQDELGQDSPDQELDNLRLKAKDKNWSETVQKHFDKEIDKLSRINPQAAEYPVAMNYVELLLELPWGELTKDNFDLKRAKKILDRDHYGLEKVKERIIEYLAVLKLKQDMKAPILCLYGPPGVGKTSLGKSISDALGRKYVRMSLGGVHDEAEIRGHRKTYVGAMPGKIVQNMKKAGKSNPVYILDEIDKVNSDFRGDPSSALLEVLDPEQNEAFQDNYLEVDYDLSNVLFIATANSLDTIHPALRDRMEIIEVTGYTLEEKVEIAKKHLIPKQKKEHGLKAKDVTISKKAVAKIIEDYTRESGVRGLERTIGKVVRNIAKSIAMEEEFNSKIETEDVIRILGAEAYEKEIYQDNETAGLVTGLAWTSVGGEILFIESSLSRGKGKLTLSGQLGDVMKESAMTALSYLRSHADELGIHHKIFDHYDLHIHVPAGAVPKDGPSAGIAMITSLASIFTQRKVKSRLAMTGEITLRGKVLPIGGLKEKILAARRAGIKDVILCQRNKKDIDEIDSRYIKGLNIHFVDQVSEVLEIALLNEKIKNPIDFVIPEDDNKKTVSASII
- the porQ gene encoding type IX secretion system protein PorQ, producing MIWQKVIASLFTICLTFTTAYGQIGGLRAFSFMETPNHARLAGMGTVNVSSNAGDVNMVWQNPALLNSDMAGQISFSVNPYFADIYNSQITYAEDFEKVGIFSLGISYFHYGQFEGFDNTGGTTENFNASDYAIQVSHSREDGVFKYGASLKFVANQISGFNQSALLADLGGAFVHPEEELSLGLVIKNLGFFTSKYAAEERNLPFDVQLGGTYKPEFMPFRFSLTLNRLYQYDLSYFDESLLSDDDNVVFTDVNNNSPSTFDKIFQHVTIGTEIILGKNVNLRAGYNHLIRQSLRAEQVGGAGGFTFGVYFQTKKFNMAYSSAIYQAGGFAHFITLGSNLKEFVKKKS
- a CDS encoding SDR family NAD(P)-dependent oxidoreductase, giving the protein MKKSLFIITGASKGIGKGLAEKALETGADVWGINRTHSIEHKNYKALTFDLADIHDLLKELPQFFSEAKDYERIVLINNAGTLGDIGHLGNIENESIPHLFDLNVSAPILLMNQFMKDFKNFKGKKIIINISSGAGKNAVDGWSGYCASKAALDMASKVAAKEAEMDGNGFIIKAIAPGVVDTEMQTQIRSTDKKSFSGVEKFKNLKEENQLSSEEEVAEKYFHFIDNLEKYPDVILDVRDV